The DNA segment TGTGCGATGCCATCGGAATGACTCATTCCCATAATTACATATGTTCTGAGGGGTTATTCCCATTGTATTATTAAAAACTAGTGATGGTTGATTTTTGGCAGGGACTGGCTTCCTTGTACGATCTACAGATTTTGTCAATTAAATGAAGGAAGAATAGATTTCCAAGACTTCAGAACAAGACCGGACTTGCACTCGGGGCACGATTTCGGTGCGGTGTCGAGCTACTTTGTTTTGTTCAACTGGATAAAGGCAACCTGAGCCCCctggctctccctgctgcagggattCCCTGCAGAGCACACAGACAGGAGTGGGCTTCGTGTCTGGCCTTCAAACCATCCCCAGCGCGGCCAGAAGACGCCGTGGATGGTTTATGGCCACAGCcgttttcccagcacaggccaggGCTATCGCTCAGCAGAGCGGGAGGCTCGAGGCCTTTCAGCTGGTGCTGTAGATAACAACCTACTCTCTACCCCCTTGCCACTTCTTTTTCTGCCAAGATCCTGCTGCTCTTCAAAAATCACAGAGATTCTGACCATTTAAACTGTGCTTTGGCATTCAGTTGGGTATAAAATATTCTCATGTATATAAATGCCATTGATGTGATTTATTCATGCtgactttaattttaataaagttcttttttaaaatgttatgccagtatctttctctgTGAAGACTATTGACTTAGTGAAGTCTGTAAATATCTATAAAGTATTCCTCAGACAGTGTCATCCAAGTGAGAGTATCAGGGATAAccccttacacaatcccacacgATTTCCTTAAATCAAAGCTAAGATTTCTTCTGAGTGAGAAATCCTTTTAACGTAAACATGAACTAAAAAGTATATCCACGGCCTCCGTCTCCCTGGGGGGAGAAAGCCAGGGAGTTGTCGTTTGAAGAGCGTGTGTGCACACATTTAACTTGACCGCAGctgatgaaaaatacagatttatattACACAGAGAGGATCAGAATATAACACAACCAACCTGCGTTTGGTGAAATTTGTCTGCTTTACCTCCTAAATCTTGGCAAATGAGGTAGAAATGAAACAGTTCCAAAGGCAGGACCGTGAGCTGAGCATATATTCCTCCTTACCCTCTGTTCCCATTCTGTGGGATGAATTACACAAAAGCCGAGTAAATCGCCCACAAACCTCAGGTGTTGGGTCAAAGTCCGGGGAATAAACACTCGTCTGATCAGCAATGACAACGATGACATTCTCTGCGCCACGGAGTTTCTGCCAAAGGGCCTGTCCCTCTGTCTGTACATCCAGCACCTGCTTCTCCCTCAGCACCTGGATGATGCCCCAGCGCAGCCCGAGGCCACGCATGGGACGGTCCTGTGTCACCCCCCGCGGTGCCTCCGGCTCCTGGAGGGGGACGAGGCTTCAGGGGGAGAGAGGCTCCCGCTTTTTGACATTTCCAGGCAGTTGGGGTTTGACTCCAGTTTCGGTGAATAAAGCAAACAAAGCTTGTTCAGCAAACccatttatttattgatttgGTTAAAGAAGCGTATTTTACAGTGATGCCACGGAGAGAACACCACAACAGGTTTCATTTTGTGGGCGGAAAGAGAGCGTTCACGTGTGTGTGAGTTGGGGTGACATCTCCCTGCCTGAGGAAGTCTCTGGCGTGGATGTGGAGCTCAGCGCACAAATCATGTTGGACAAAGGCAAAATGTTTCTAAATTCATAAATGACCAGCTCTCTGGGAGTGGGAATAAGCAGAATTCTAGAGCtgattgaaaaaaggaaaagaaatttgatttgttttttatattttcctcttaATCTttctaaaacaatttaattttaacaTCACCCATACTGAAAAATCTTGGATTTTCTTAATATGCTTTTTAAACTTTCCTTTgtctttctccccttttcttcccatttccctgtgaaaaaggaagaaagaagggaaaaggctatgagagaaagaagtttgtcatttttttctaaaaaactcTAGAAAGTTCTATAAAACAGGTGGTGTTGATTTATTATGTGCAGTTGAGACATGAAACCCTTGTGCTCATATTGCCATGAGTTACCGCGGGGAACCCGGTCACCGGAGCCCCCGTGTGAGACCTCGCTCACACGCTCTCGCCTCTCTCTAACCCTTGTTGAGAACGGGAGGGAGATTCTGCAGCCGCGGGGAGGGGGTCGGGTAGGAATTCGCAAGCTGAGGTTGGTGAAAGGGTTACTGATTATTGCTGCTAAAAAGCGGAAGGGGAAAACGGTTCTGCTTACATGCAACACCGTGGCACAAACAAATACTTATCTCACAGGCTAGAAAATAAAGTGAGATCTGATCTTTCGGCTGGGAGGCTTTCAGGAATCGTCTGAACACGATCCATAAACAACTCAGAGGATGACTTTTAAgaacctctttctctctctgcttggtATGCTGGTCGTTTATCATTGTGCTGAAATGGAATCCCCTTTAAAAGATATAACGGCTTCTTGTTTACTTAAACACAAAGTGGATGATGGGCTGAAAGGTTTTGCTGCCAGTGGAGCAGTCACGGAGAGCTTGGTACAGCCCCGGAGCCGAAACAACTGTGCAGCTCCCACGTCCCGCGCTGAGCTGAACCAGCCACAGCGCGGTCGGGGCGAAGGGGGGTTCAGGTGTCCTCTGCCGGGGCCGAGTCCTCGCCAGGCGCCAGGAATGCCCGCTCTTCCCAGGAGAGGCCGAGGACGGAGGGGTGTGGGCAGGAGGCCCTCGGGGCGAGCGGGAGCTCTCCCGCAGGCATCCCCCCACACTCACTggctctctctgccccccagaaCCGCGGGTGGCACCAAAGCAAGCACAACAGAGACTGTATTCACCAGGTTTAGCTTTGGGGTGGGCTTTTCCTGCCCACCACCTTGCCTGGGGAGCTTCAGCAGCGTGTCACCCATCCGCCCTGGGCACAACTCTGGGAGCCATTGCACCTCCCCTGGCCCCGTCAGGACCAGAGGGTTTTGCTGAACTCCAGAGGAATTGAATGTCTGCACGTTTTGATATGGAGGAAGCACGCGTTAGAGCAGAAGGGAACTGAGCGCTGTGCCACCTCGCGATGCTGCCAGGGATGAAGCTCTCCCTGCAGAGGAGGCAGTGTCTCCTGTGCCCACGCGGGTCTCTCCGGGTCCCCATCCCGCAGGCTCCTCGTCCCGCTTCCTCTGCCCAGCCATTGGCTCTCGCAGAGCAGGAGCGCTTGTGCTGAATCCAGGGAATTCCAGGTGGTGGCATGCAGATCAGTAGTTTCCACCGAATGCAATGGGTTTTGTCTCTTCTGCAGAGCCCGAGCTGTGCCTTCCCCCTCCCGcctgccttccctcctgccaCATGCTGGGGGTGGCCGGGCCGGCAGGCCAGCGTGTCCCCAGCCCGGGATGCAGTCCCGCAGCTGTGACTGTGCAAGTGGAGTCACAACGTTCCGGCAACCTGCGGTTTGTtgtaacctctcattttctcAATCTGCTGCATGTTAAATGGATCCTTCACTGGGAAATTCCTCAGGGGCTCCGCAGAGCACAGCTGGGGTCCTGCGAGCGCAGGACGGCGGATTTGTGGCTGCAGTGCAGCTGGCAGCATTTTCTGGGATTTTCTTAAAGCTTTGGTGAGTTTCCCTTCCACAAGTGAGTCTCTGTCCTGTGGGACACCAGCCTCCATAGGGGCCAAGGCATGAACCACACACTCAGGAAGCTGGTTgtcattttgttttttgtttttttttttaatttgaaataactcTTTGAAGCAGATTCAGGGCTGATACCACTGACCTCTTACCACAAACGTTTAACATGTATTTGCAATGATAAAGTCATACAgcttaaaacacaaaataaagggggggggggggggggggagagaaagaggcCACTGCCTTCGCGTGAGCCCAGGTCCCAGGTGGGGAGAGCAGCCGTGTGGgtccagggctgcagctgggtctCGAGGCTGAGGCCTTTGGTCATGAAGTCTTGCGTCTGGGTCCTTGGCCGACTCTTACTCCACCTCTcctccccgcagcatcccccgCGGAGCCCGGGGGAGGTGGGCTGCCCTCCATGCGCACTCCCACTCCTCTCCTCCTGAGCCctggggcggtgggggggtgTGCAGCCTCCTTAAGTATTGTGTATGTGGTTTGTTGGGCCTGTGGGTCAGTCTGGGAGCATATGTCTGTCTTTCTGTGTGTACGTGTTGTGTAGCAGTGCTCTGGTTCAATAAAGCTTTCATATACATAGCAGCAATGAAGTCTTGCCATCAGGTGACGGAAAGGGGCAGCTactgggcagggctggcagaCGTGGCGGGGACCGCGGCCCCCCTCTGtttgctcttcctcttcttggTGCCAGACTTAGCGTCTTTGGTGTCTTTCCGATTTCTGTTCCCATTCGCATTATCTTGCTTTccttgctcttcctttttcttcctttttcctgcagaaaatcaAAGGGGCACCATAAGGTTCCCCGGCGAAGTGAGCTGGCCCGTGCCCGCTGCTGCCGGGGGTGGCCACAAGGGCCCGCGCCCTCCCCATGCAGAGGTACCTGAGAGCCACCCCATCTACCGGCCGGGCTTTGTGCTGCCTAAACATAAACAGGGAAGAAGGATCAAATCTGGATTTAGCTGTGTAAGTGCCAGCCTCCAGCAGGAGTGTAAGCGCTCACGTTTCTCGGCGGCTGCACACCAAGCCCTTCCCTGGCGCTGGGAGCGGCGAGGAACACACCGGCCatggcctccccctgcctggctgtTACTCACTGCTTAGAACCGTTTTCCCTCAAAACACTCAACCCAGCTGCAACCCTCATCCATCCCATAAGAGGATGACCAAACCACCACTCAGCCTGAAGACACTCTAATTCCTGGGAAAAACACAGACCTAAGCATtctggtggaggagccaacagcTCCCATCACGGCAGCGCACCGTGAGCCCCTTCGGCTGCTCAGCTGCcccgctgctctccagccagggaAGAAGCTAAAATATCTGAAAGCCCATGGGACACACAGCAAGCTGTGCTGAGACCAGGTCTGTGTCGGTGCCACCCAGGGGTCTTTCCAGCTGCCATCACGTTGTGTCCCTTGTACCACAGGGGGTACTGAGATGCGCAGTGCATTTATGATAGTGGAAAATTGGCTGAATACTGGTGCCTGGCAAATAAAGGGTGctagggagggatggggagataTCCCACATCTGCTCACCTTCGGGGCACTGGCTCTTCTGCATGGTGCATCGCCGCACCTCTGTGGTGGGAGGACACAGGGACACGTCTCCAGAGGGAGCCTGCAGGATCCGCCGCGTTCggtcttcgttgcccttcttgaAGCCACAGAGCTTCCTCTTCTTGGAGCAGGGTCCCCAGGGCCCCCACTCACTCATTTCACATTGTGCTGCCAGATAACAAGAGAGGCCAGCAGTAACTCTCATTTCCCCGttgctgcctcaggactttctgGAGCCCTTGCACACCATCACCCCTCTCCCCCACGTTAGGTTGAAGGGTACGTGTGTTTCCCCAGCAGCTTCCTAAGTTTTCCAGGCTCCCCCTTCCTTGCCGAACCACACACCCTCTGAGTCACACAGCGCTGGGGAGCTGCTCCCTGTCTCAGCTGGTGTCCAGAGAGCTCTGCCCTCTGAAGGGCTGGGTCTGACCCGTACCATCACCCACCCAACACGGGTAAGATGAGCCATCATCTCTGAGGGGTTTGTTTTCTCATCTAAACCAAACTGTCTCAATGCACACGACTGGGCCCGACAGACACACAAAAAGCCCAGTGAAAGGTGCCCAAGTATGGCTTACCAGGACTGCTGCACTCCATAGTGCCGTTGGCAGCAGAGTAGCCTTCGGGGCATGTGATGTAGCATCTCCCTTTGTGCAAATACAAACCTTCCTTACATTTTGTGCAAAAGTTTCGACTGAAACAGGACTCACAGTTCTCAATTTTGcattctgggaaaaaaacccacaaagtcgTAATGTAGTCTGATGTGAGCAGAAGACttagagatcacagaatcacagaacggtttgggttgaaagggaccttaaagcccatgcagtgccaccccctgccctgggcagggacatctcccaccagaccaggttgctccaagcccactccaacctggccttgaacccctccagggatggggcagccacagcttctctgggcaacctgggccagggtctcaccgccctcacaggaaagttcccTCCCACCCCCGTACTCACTGATGCACTTGTTCATGTCTGTATTGCGAAGGCCAAAGTATCCCAGTGGACAAGATGGCAGGCAAATCCCAATTTGCCGGATATCATTCCTCTCCAGAAGgataaagagtttgggggaacATCTCAGGCACCCATTGAACTCAGAGCACAGGTCgcagcccctggcacagccctgaCTCAGCTCGGCGCTAACtggaagagcaggagagaagcagcagttaGTGCCCACCGTGTGGCTGAGCTCTGCACCATCGGCTTCGGCCCCAAAGCACCAGCAGCACCGGTGGGAAGGGCAGGGACCGGGGCAGCCCAAGGGCTAGGGTGCTGCTGCACTGATGCGCTCACTGAGGCTCCAGCTGGGCATCATGGCCCTGTGCCCAATGCCCACAGGCACCAGCACCGTGCCGAGCACAGGCCCGAGGGTCATgatggcagcagcagcgcagagcagGACCCAGAAGCAGCCACCAACTCTACAGAGTCCCAGCGCCATCTACCCACCAGccccctgcctcccagccctgaccatcagccctgctgcctgtgctgggctgaCATGCACAGGGGACACGAGCCTAGGTGGGCCAGTGACTCCCCGCCACGTCCCCTCTTTGGCGGTGCCACCCCGCCGAGCTGCGGGCACGCTGCAGGACGAGTGGCGGCCAGAGTCCTGCTGCGCTGGAGCAAAACCATCTGACTAATCCTGCGCCGCGCTTCAGGCCAGGCTGCATCCCAGGCTCCATCTCGTTCTGACCCCACTCATGTTAACTTTATCTGGCAGCGCAGGAGATTTCACTGCCCCCAAAATAGAGATGTGTTCTCAGCTCCTAAGTTCagtccaagaaaaatactcagtcCCATGTCTTGAgagttttctgcttttaattatcATATAAAATGCTGCTTGTTTTGAAACCAATAGCATTCTTTGCAGGCTAGAATGCAGgttatttttattagtttattaTGCAAGCAGTGTCCTTGTTTATagaaaaaatgtattcttttaaatactgtgtttacTACACTTCAAAAGCAAGTGTGGAGCACCACAGTGTTCGCATGCCAGACTGAGAGGTAAGAAAACTTTCCTCTCCCCCCACAGTGACCCGAgacccagcagctcctctgctgcccgTCCCAGCCCCATTGCAGGATCTGCGGGCAcaggggctgctgcagccttAGGAAATGAAACAGAGAGCAgaggggggtccccagccccacggacccTCGCTCCCCAGCTGCCAGGAGGGTTTGCTGGGTCTGGACCAGAACCTCCCCTTGTCATTTTGGGCCCTGGTCCCCCATATGCAGGGACCCCGGGGATtctgccccatccctcctgcagTGCTGGGCCGCGGTGCCAAGCTCTCTCCCTACGGCAAAGGTATGAACCGTGCTCTTGCTGGAAACTGCACTTTATAGCATTAGCCATGACATCAAGTTTTCCTTGTTCTCACAGGGCTCAGCACTCCctgatttttatgttttaatgtaaaatcatttttataaaatttaatttaaaacagttttaatgtAAAACAGTTCTAAAACCAGCTTACGTAAATGAGGGCAGACCCATGTGGCTGCTCTTGTGCCGATTCGGGCTGGATGCCCCttgggagccctgggctgggaccAGCCAAGGGCTGTCTGGGCTGGAGGGGTAATTAAAACCCGCACTCCCTGTGCACCTGGGGTCCCACCGCAGCCAAGCTGCCGCTCGTCTGGACACCCCTGCAGTGGCAGagcctgggggggctgagggtggcTGCGGGGGAGAGGacggagcagcagagcagcactgggcAGGCGGGTGGGGAGCGATGCACGGCTCCTGCTCATGCACTCCCTTCCCTCTACTGCTCACTTCTCCCGGGAAGGTGTGTGATGATGGCGAGGGATGCAGAGGCTGCCAGCCCCAGTGGGACACACCGCTGCCTGCTCAGTGCCTGCGGGGACAAAGGCCATCAGGGGCCATGGCAGCCACGGTGCTGTGGGAAGCAGGGAGGCCAACCCCATCCTGCTCCACAGAGCAAACTCCTCTGACCGCAAGCACTGCCGTGGGCACCAGCTCACCCCAGTGCCGCAGCCCCTGGAGCAGCACTGGCTGGTCCCTGCCCTGACTCCCATcctgcagggctgctcctccttgtctctgcctggctctgcctgcaGGCGCTGGGGCAATTGCCTGCAGCTcggggctgcagcagctccagcggGACAGCGCACATCTCCGCATAGGAGTGGGACTTGGGGAGCTCCGAGGGCTCGCAGTGCACCTCAAGGCTCTGCTCAGCTCTCTGTGTCAGTAAACACATTCACCATCTGCATGAACTGTACAGCATCACGAGAAGAAGTAGAGAAGAAAAGCGTTTCATACATACTTCGTCTTTGCCTCTTGCCCTTCACCACTTTGCTGCTGCCTGTTAGATCCATTGAGCTTagaaaaaccaccaccacaaacagTCCAAGCTGCATAGTAACTCTCCAGCGCTGCAGCCCCTCCGTCGCAGGGTGGTCGGAGGAGCCCACTCCACAGCTGGggatctctctgctgctgctaaaAGGTCTCAGGCAGGATCAGAGCTGAGAGTCTGTGCACGAAGCCTGGTACGGGACCATATCCACAAACTACATCAGCAACAGCCAGCTTAGGTAGCAGGTAACATGGCTCTACCTTCATCCCCGTAAGGAGCGCAGCAGCTTGGCTCTAGTCCCATCTGGGGGCTCTGGCAGCCAGCGTTAGCTGCTTGCAGTTTCCAAGTGCACTTGCAGGAActgcaaaggaagaggagaacagATTAAGTCGGCGGTCGACATCACTGCTGTAATGGCTGGGCTCAGCGCAGCGGTGGCTGATCACGGAAGCCATGGGGCGAACTGGGGGAGCGGCGcgcagggggtgcaggcagacAGCGAATTGCCCTCCAACTCCATCCACCAGGCACTCTGAGGCTTAGTGACAGTGACTACACGTAGAAACACCTAACGCAGCTGTGCCATCTGCCGATGCTGCGTACGGTTAGAGCTGTAACATGTTTAAAATAGTGCCAGTCCCCCTCGGCCGCCCCTCCGCGAGTAGCAGATGGCCTCTGCGGGCTGCCAAGTGCACAAGATGTTTCCCATCAAGTGGGCACCTCTGGGGCTGGTAGAGAAGCCGAGCTGCAAGTGAGCCTGCAGTCCCAAGCCAGAGATGGGGCTGTCTGGGGATGGGGCGGGATCGTCCCAGGAGCTGCTCAAAATGCTGCATTTCTGCTCAGAGTGAATTCCAAACCTCCCAGCTCCCATTGCCCCAGAGTGGCAGGGAAGGATCAGTGCTGCCAGTGTGGGCAGAGGCAGCGCCgagcagagctgagggcaggagctgctctgcccagggcTGACCGACTCTGTCGTGGCCCTGCCAGCGGAGGAAGCGTGGCGTTCGGCAGTCTGCCTGGCTCTAAGTGCCACGCTGCCCGTGCCAGGCAGCGGTGGTGAGTGCCCAACAGGCATGGCAGGACAGGGCCACGAGTCGGCAATGCCGGGAGGAGAGGGCAGCACCGAGAGCTCTGGCACTGCTGGGCAGGGCCAtgctcctctctctgcagctggcaGAGCCAAGCCCAGCCAACGGCTGCCATTGTGTGGGAATAAAGGCGGCAACATTCACTCTGTGAggtcaaatgaaacagaaaatggttTTAATCCCTTTATAATAACTGTGCAATCACCGATGCCCCAAATGGCCAGTGGCAACGGTGCTGGAATGAAGCCTGGCTGCAGCCCGTGTGCTGCCGGTGGGATGGACATGGGCCCCGGGCTGCTGGCCCCCTCCCATGCCCACCATGGGGTGGGGGACGTGCCGGGGGGGGtaccctgccccagcccagcgtTAGGGTGGTTACAGCTATGGCAGCAAAGCACCTGAAGGGAGAGGGCTGCCCCCAGCAGTGGCAGCGGGATGGCAACATCCTGAGGGACACCTCACCCGGGTACTGCCAGGCCTTGTGGCAGCACGTGCCTCGACGCCGAGGTGTGTCCCCGAGTGGGCACCTCACGGAAGCTTTGGCCCACGTGTGCCAGTGAGGCCCCGAGGCCATCGGGTGCTGCAGAGGGCTGCCATCGTCCTCCTGCCCCGCTGGCTTTGAACTTTTCACCGTGTCCCTGCTGCGACTCTGCCGAGCGCTGCCGGGGCAGGAGCAGAGCGCTCTCCATGTGCTTGTCGTTACAGCCCACAGCTCATCCGCaggattttcaaataaataattagtCGCTTGTGTAAACACCAACTTGTTCTGCACTTCCAAGTCTGTTTGCTGCAAGCTGCTTTATAAACACTGTCAAGTGCTTAAGCTGGGCTGTTGGAGTGTTTACCAGAGCGGAGAGCTGTGCGGGGAGGGGATcccaccccggccccgcagccgccCCCGCACCGCGCTCACCTGCGGGGACCTGGGCACGGTGCAGGGGCGAGGAGGGACAGGCAGCATGGCACAGTGTGGCCACACATGGCATGGCACAGTATGGCACAGCCAGAGGAGCCTGGGGACAATGGCTGGTGTGAGCGGGGCAGCATCAGCACAGCACAGTCCAAACTCTCCCCAAATTAGTGCTGAGCGCCAGCCACGCGGGAGGGAGCGCGGTGGCACCACCCTGCTCCGGCTGCCCCCTATGCTTAATTACGGCAGGTTTGCAGGTGAAGTGCGTTCACAGGAAGTACACGCTGAGCCCGCGTCCTGCAGTGTTTACACAACAGCACTCACAGTTTAGGCACAGTCCCCTCAGAGCGGGGATGGCAGCAGGGATATTCCTAGGGAGCAAATCCAGCCCCAGCCTGCCAAGAGCCAGCATGAAGCCTGTGCCGCCGCCACGTACCCCATCTCTCAGGGCTTGTTCAGCACAAGGGCAGGAAAGTGCCACGGGAAACCTTGAGGCCACGAGCACAAACCAGGCGAGCCAgctctttttcctccttgtttccttgctttctaGCCCAAAGAGAGCCTGGTCCTCTGGCCACAGCTGCTCTCTTGGCACAGAAAAGCTGCTGGCATCGCAGATGCTGGAGAGGCAGTGCCAAGGCAGGTCACTGGCACAATCCCCATGTCTGAGAACCTCCCCGCAAGCACAGTGTCTGCGGCGTGCCCAccagcagtggctgcagcacAAGGGCTGGGCTTCCAGCTCTTCCCACCCTCACCTCAGGACACAAATTATGATTCTTTCCGCTATTGCTGCCATCAGTCAAGCTCAGGTTGCTGCAAACAATTTCCAGTCTAAACATTAGTAGGATTTATGCCATTATCCCATCGACAGCAAGAATTTGGGGTAACCTGAATTGCTCTGAATTCATTTATGGAGAGACCCGGTCCCTGCATGTGAGATGACAGTAAGCCTTGTTTGCAATTCAATCAGGATAAATTGGTCCTTGGGAGCTCCAATACAAACCAGAAAATGTAAACCATCCAGATAATTTACCATTAGTCCTCCTACACACAAGGTGAGAAAGACCAACATTATATCCCTGGGATATTCGAGACCTAATCCACAATAACTAAATTGCTGATATATTGCCTCTGGCTGGATGTATCATGCTATCCCTAATGTAAACGGGCTCTCCAAAGGTTTACTGAGTATGGGAGAGAAGGACCAGATGCTTGTGCGAGGGCTGGAGGCAGGACAAAGTCCGATTACAGCAGCAGCAGTAATGAACCCCCGGGAACTGCCCGGTTGGCTGCCAACCGCCGGCTGGCCATCAGCTGTGAGCACAGGGGAATTTGGGTTTCCAGGTCCTGGAGCTGGATAGAGAATTTGAGTTtccccttggcagcctgttcagGGGGTGCAAATGCGCAAGGAGAACAGGTTTCAGAAATGCCTTTTCCAGCAGGAAGAGTCGCGGTTTtgcaggggttttgtttgggcCCAGCAGACTCCCAGCCCTGCGCCCCAGGGGATGGAGCACAGCACCCAGGACACATCGCCCCGAGTGCTCCCCAGCCCAGGACAGGCAGAATCTGGCCCTGGGGAGGCTGTTTATGGCAGGAGCCAGCTCCACGCTGCCAGCAGAGTCCCCAACCTGCCTGTGTGTGAACTTGCAACAAGCCTGTCAAATAACGATAGTGACGCCTGGATAtcggaggcactgggaggggagcaggaggaggaagaagaggaggaaaggggagagggctGCTAAGAAGACCAGGGCCATGTGAGAGAATGGGGTCCATGGGGCATGTGTTGGTCCTTGCTCCTGGCACAATGAGCTTTTGCCCAGTGTCTGAGGTGGGCCGCAGGGGCATAAATCCCAGTGGGTACCGGAGGGGAGATAGAGGAGACTatgcaggggtggggggagacatGCTCCTGCAGACCGGCACCGGGACCAGCCATCCTGTCCGAGGCTGGTACAGCTGCTGCCACCATGAGCCCCCGCACCCTCCCCAGCACGGCCCTGCCCCGAGAGCGGcgagctgctcctgcagcacggCTGAACCTCAGCAGATGGGACATAGCCAGCAGGAGAGAAGGCATCTCTCAAACAAACAGAAGCCCACACATGCATTTATCTCGCTGCATGCCTTGCCCTCCCCTGGCAAAAGTCCCCACAAGCAAAGCTTCCCCAAGACATTTGATGCTGGCAGCCCCAGGTGTGGCTCCCCAGCCCGGCAAGGGAGCAGAGCCAGTGGGCTCCGACACACACACCTTCCCGCGCTCCCTCGGTGCCTGCCAGGAGACGCGGGTGTCAGGAACCAGCCCTGGGGAGGCGATTGCAGAGCGGAAGCCTCATCCCGGCACGGGCACAGACTGTCACCAGAGCTGACATCAGCGGGCAGCTCTTCGGGGAAGTGTCGCTCCCCTGCTGTCTTTCCAAGAGATGTCTTCCTGTTGGAAGGCAGAGACGGCACTAATGCTGCACGAGCAGCACGTGAAACCCTCCACGGCAGAAGGTCCCATGCACGCGGGGCTCGGTCATCACTGCTGCCACAGGGTGTCTCACACGCCTCCAGCTGGCAAACATCCCCGCACATGCACATGCAGAGCCACTTTGTTCTGCTTAATCCATGAGGCAATAAAAGAAGGCTGCATTAAGTCAAATTTCCGAACCAGAAGGTCTTCATTTGATATTATATGAGTGCCAAGTTCTGCAAAATCCCTAACCCATAAacttcactgaaaaaataaaataataaaaaccaatcTGGCAGCAGAGTTCTCCACAGCATTGTTGAGGTCTGACTCCTTCCACCAGCTTCTGCACTGCATTCCCTGGATCTGCGGAGCCGTGCTGTGACCCGCTAATGGGGAATACGCCGAGGAGAGGCTCCTGCCCACGGccgcccctctgccccagcctggtggTGGGGAGTCACTCCgggctctgccgcagcagcctCCCGGCCCCCCCATCGGCTCCAGCCCCCAGCTCCACTCAGCCCCGGCTCCTCGCCCACGTTCTGCCGTGCCCAGCACAGTAGCTGCTCCAAGTAATGCTGCGATTAATAGTGCCACAGGCCTCTCTCTGGGAGCGCTTGTGCTTCACCATTGTAAAACATCAGGAAATTTTTTACTGGGGGATTTCCATTACCCTCTCACTGG comes from the Numenius arquata chromosome 21, bNumArq3.hap1.1, whole genome shotgun sequence genome and includes:
- the RSPO1 gene encoding R-spondin-1 isoform X2 translates to MQLGLFVVVVFLSSMDLTGSSKVVKGKRQRRISAELSQGCARGCDLCSEFNGCLRCSPKLFILLERNDIRQIGICLPSCPLGYFGLRNTDMNKCIKCKIENCESCFSRNFCTKCKEGLYLHKGRCYITCPEGYSAANGTMECSSPGKRKKKEEQGKQDNANGNRNRKDTKDAKSGTKKRKSKQRGAAVPATSASPAQ
- the RSPO1 gene encoding R-spondin-1 isoform X1 — encoded protein: MQLGLFVVVVFLSSMDLTGSSKVVKGKRQRRISAELSQGCARGCDLCSEFNGCLRCSPKLFILLERNDIRQIGICLPSCPLGYFGLRNTDMNKCIKCKIENCESCFSRNFCTKCKEGLYLHKGRCYITCPEGYSAANGTMECSSPAQCEMSEWGPWGPCSKKRKLCGFKKGNEDRTRRILQAPSGDVSLCPPTTEVRRCTMQKSQCPEGKRKKKEEQGKQDNANGNRNRKDTKDAKSGTKKRKSKQRGAAVPATSASPAQ